The Polyangia bacterium genome has a segment encoding these proteins:
- a CDS encoding sigma 54-interacting transcriptional regulator: MPRILVIDDRDQTVEMCHRQLPQFDTVTRCDRRIPCQVCQERDRGCPLKCAHDYFEAAEVLARAPALPDLAILDLHFAVPEARLLPEDKSALPTEAKARKAALEKLRRTQGLLVLERLRRDFPSLPVVMLTTTGAELGTDRPADPLVYFSENEVVDSRSLAAEIMRALALGESQKDGSVFWGRSARMAELRRSIGVLARSPLPVLIEGETGTGKSFLAEHAIHPRSGAKGPLVVTDLSTVPTALLPAHLFGARRGAYTGAVEDHAGVFEQAHGGTLFLDEIANLDLDLQRQLLLALERGQVTRLGDTRPRPAAPKLVAATNQDLAALVRQGRFRSDLYMRLNPGTRLHVPSLRDRQEDIAALVRFCLLEALRSDGLRPLVRQYLARFPTPDDFREDAHLVIFGRPAAREARRDAMTVFLSKAALARLEAHDWPGNVRELRLFAVNALVHALVAHLDVAGPPLATESKAPSPSVRAPAILALSDALVDRLLAPDRSRPSGRARSPRAGDRGRRIDVEIPTGTTFAGISAEVERQYLRAVYHACDGDLAKMAVELLGPTGAARQVHLRLNQLGLKLRELRASGSSSED, encoded by the coding sequence ATGCCGCGCATCCTGGTCATCGACGATCGCGATCAGACGGTGGAGATGTGCCACCGCCAGCTTCCGCAGTTCGACACCGTCACCCGCTGTGACCGCCGTATTCCCTGCCAGGTTTGCCAGGAGCGCGACCGCGGCTGCCCGCTCAAGTGTGCGCACGACTATTTCGAAGCGGCCGAGGTGCTGGCCCGCGCCCCGGCGCTGCCCGATCTGGCGATCTTGGATCTGCACTTCGCCGTTCCCGAAGCGCGCCTTTTGCCCGAGGACAAATCTGCCCTCCCGACCGAGGCGAAGGCGCGCAAGGCGGCGCTGGAAAAACTGCGGCGCACGCAGGGCCTGCTGGTCCTCGAGCGTCTGCGGCGGGATTTTCCGTCGCTGCCGGTGGTCATGCTCACCACCACCGGAGCCGAGCTGGGCACCGATCGCCCCGCCGATCCGCTGGTCTATTTCAGTGAAAACGAAGTGGTGGACAGCCGCAGCCTGGCCGCCGAGATCATGCGCGCCTTGGCCCTGGGCGAAAGTCAGAAGGACGGCTCGGTGTTCTGGGGCCGCAGCGCTCGCATGGCCGAGCTGCGCCGATCGATCGGCGTCTTGGCCCGGTCGCCGCTGCCGGTGTTGATCGAAGGCGAGACCGGCACCGGCAAAAGCTTTCTGGCCGAGCACGCCATTCACCCGCGCTCGGGCGCCAAGGGGCCGCTGGTGGTCACCGATCTGTCCACGGTGCCGACGGCGCTCTTGCCCGCACACCTGTTCGGCGCGCGGCGGGGCGCGTATACCGGCGCTGTCGAAGACCACGCCGGCGTCTTCGAGCAGGCCCACGGCGGCACCTTGTTCCTGGACGAGATCGCCAATCTGGATCTGGATCTGCAAAGACAGCTGTTGCTGGCCCTGGAGCGCGGGCAGGTCACCCGTCTCGGCGACACGCGCCCGCGCCCGGCGGCGCCCAAGCTGGTGGCGGCGACCAACCAAGATCTGGCAGCGCTGGTGCGCCAGGGCCGATTCCGCAGCGATCTTTATATGCGCCTCAACCCCGGGACGCGCCTGCACGTCCCGTCGCTGCGCGATCGCCAGGAAGACATCGCCGCTCTGGTGCGGTTTTGCCTGCTGGAAGCGCTGCGCTCGGACGGGCTTCGGCCGCTGGTGCGGCAGTACCTGGCGCGTTTTCCCACCCCCGACGATTTTCGCGAGGACGCTCATCTGGTGATCTTCGGGCGGCCGGCGGCGCGCGAGGCCCGCCGTGACGCCATGACCGTGTTCCTCAGCAAGGCGGCGCTGGCGCGGCTGGAAGCGCACGACTGGCCCGGCAACGTGCGCGAGCTGCGGCTGTTCGCCGTCAACGCCTTGGTGCATGCTCTGGTCGCGCACCTTGACGTCGCGGGACCTCCGCTAGCGACAGAATCGAAAGCGCCGTCGCCGTCTGTCCGCGCGCCGGCGATCTTGGCTTTGTCCGATGCCTTGGTCGATCGGCTGCTGGCGCCCGATCGGTCGCGGCCCAGCGGGCGAGCCCGCTCGCCGCGGGCGGGCGATCGTGGCCGGCGCATCGACGTCGAGATCCCCACTGGCACGACGTTCGCCGGGATCTCGGCGGAAGTGGAACGTCAGTATCTGCGCGCCGTGTACCACGCCTGCGACGGCGACCTGGCCAAGATGGCCGTCGAATTGCTGGGTCCAACGGGCGCCGCGCGCCAGGTGCACCTGCGCCTGAACCAGCTGGGCCTCAAGCTGCGTGAGCTGCGGGCCTCCGGCTCGTCAAGCGAGGACTGA
- the otsB gene encoding trehalose-phosphatase, producing MRNILLPANHQVLLRLGRPDTLLVFDFDGTLAPLVADREQALMRDSTRMLFVRLCRLYPCAVISGRSRADVKRRLGGARVAQVVGNHGLEPSRNLAGFARQIRTAGPHLHKAIGHWQGIEIEDKRYSLTIHYRKARQKRGARAAIGAAIAQLPPGLRTVAGKLGVSVIPTPAPNKGSALLALRDRHNAAATLYIGDEQTDEDVFRLKQPGRARLVSVRVGHARGSAAGYFLRNQQAIDVLLERLVGLRDALRKAAPARSRRAGRR from the coding sequence GTGAGGAACATTCTGCTGCCCGCCAATCACCAGGTCCTGTTGCGATTGGGCCGGCCCGATACCCTGCTGGTGTTCGATTTCGACGGAACGCTGGCACCGCTGGTCGCCGATCGCGAACAAGCGCTGATGCGCGACAGCACCCGGATGCTGTTCGTTCGTCTGTGCCGGCTTTATCCGTGTGCGGTGATCTCCGGGCGCAGCCGCGCCGACGTGAAACGCCGCCTGGGTGGCGCGCGGGTCGCGCAGGTGGTGGGCAATCACGGCCTTGAGCCCAGCCGCAATCTCGCGGGATTCGCGCGGCAGATCCGCACCGCCGGCCCGCACCTGCACAAAGCAATCGGGCACTGGCAGGGAATCGAGATCGAGGACAAGCGGTATTCGCTGACCATCCACTACCGGAAGGCCCGTCAAAAAAGGGGGGCCCGCGCCGCCATCGGCGCCGCCATCGCGCAGCTGCCGCCCGGGCTGCGCACCGTCGCCGGCAAGCTGGGGGTCAGCGTGATACCGACGCCGGCGCCCAACAAGGGCAGTGCCCTGCTGGCCCTGCGCGACCGACACAACGCCGCCGCGACGTTGTACATCGGCGACGAACAGACGGACGAAGACGTCTTTCGGTTGAAACAACCAGGCCGCGCCCGTCTGGTCAGTGTCCGGGTGGGACACGCGCGCGGCTCGGCGGCTGGTTACTTCCTCCGCAATCAACAGGCCATCGACGTCCTGCTGGAGAGATTGGTCGGCCTGCGCGACGCCCTCCGCAAGGCTGCCCCAGCGCGGTCGCGCCGCGCTGGACGGCGCTGA
- a CDS encoding DUF2914 domain-containing protein, whose amino-acid sequence MEIAAGYRVINRRLEPVEADNVFVASDMVVVWTSLLGVRAGFIEHVWLHDGVEVARHYLPVGSDRRWRTWSRHRVDPGEYEVRVFGPDGAFLTKTTFTVAAEGEDEGCWILPTRLSPGSATVPFFFPADSAWPPGAKRQLTDQQLSDSFLAAAFAPNPRFFHYHRSWERRDHEAES is encoded by the coding sequence GTGGAGATCGCCGCCGGCTACCGGGTCATCAACCGCAGGCTGGAGCCGGTCGAGGCGGACAACGTCTTCGTGGCCAGCGACATGGTAGTGGTGTGGACGTCGCTGCTCGGCGTCCGCGCCGGCTTCATTGAACACGTCTGGCTGCACGACGGCGTCGAGGTGGCGCGCCACTACCTGCCGGTGGGCTCAGACCGCCGCTGGCGGACGTGGTCGCGCCACCGCGTCGACCCTGGCGAATACGAAGTCCGCGTCTTCGGCCCCGACGGCGCCTTCCTGACCAAGACCACCTTCACCGTGGCCGCCGAAGGAGAAGACGAAGGCTGCTGGATTCTGCCCACTCGACTGAGTCCTGGCTCCGCGACCGTGCCGTTTTTCTTTCCCGCCGACTCCGCTTGGCCGCCGGGAGCCAAGCGGCAGTTGACAGATCAGCAGTTATCGGACAGTTTTTTGGCGGCGGCATTCGCACCAAACCCGCGCTTTTTTCACTACCACCGGAGTTGGGAGCGCCGGGACCATGAAGCCGAATCCTGA
- a CDS encoding trehalose-6-phosphate synthase — MRRILRFLAALLAGLAMLTIAGYAVLSSTTSRWFNADLALRSRLAVASARQSLLTAWRSDPQRLADTLADITRDERIMSAAACTPDGSALAVTDAYPPEFSCRTVLDKMRDEHGSPVDGWSMTSELPSGRVHVSVVRVDGSGGPLGDVILVHDLSYLGRREATARRFLLTAFFVLSLAAAAVTLLAIRFVWRGWIVELRRALTGQASDEFQPLVKDVRSLVSRLVDERETESRSGPWSPQRLRAALTHHLRGERIVILANREPYVHQRTPQGVRVLHPASGLVTALEPVMRACSGVWVAHGSGSADRETVDDKDRIMVPPDEQSYRLRRVWLTEEEEQGFYYGFSNEGLWPLCHVAHTRPVFRAEDYAHYVRVNQKFADAVAAEVDSDHPIIMVQDYHFALAPKMIREKLPLATIISFWHIPWPNAERIGICPWREELISGLLGSSIVGFHTQQHCNNFVDSVDAFMESRIDREATAVVQGARRTLIRPYPISIEWPVHWLTQVPPAAESRALVRHELGLAPDALLGVGIDRLDYTKGIEERLAAVDELLTRRPEFRGRFTFAQLAAPSRTKIDQYRDLNERVEAAAAAINAKWSSADGKYRPIALLLSHHEPPTVFKYYRAADLCYVSSLHDGMNLVAKEFVAARDDEQGVLVLSQFTGAARDLTEALIVNPYDIRQAGAALAAALTMPEAEQRERMQSMRRLVSEFNVYRWAGRMLVDAAELRRRERMSGRLNRPNHVETENHT, encoded by the coding sequence ATGAGGCGCATCCTCCGTTTCCTGGCAGCTTTGCTGGCAGGGCTGGCGATGCTGACGATTGCGGGATACGCGGTCCTCAGCAGCACCACCAGCCGGTGGTTCAACGCCGACCTGGCGCTGCGATCGCGCCTGGCGGTGGCCTCGGCCCGGCAGAGCCTGCTGACGGCGTGGCGATCGGATCCGCAGCGTCTGGCCGACACGCTGGCCGACATCACCCGCGATGAACGCATCATGAGCGCCGCCGCCTGCACGCCGGATGGCAGCGCGCTGGCCGTCACCGACGCCTACCCGCCCGAATTTTCCTGTCGGACCGTTCTGGACAAGATGAGGGACGAACATGGGTCGCCCGTCGACGGGTGGTCCATGACCTCGGAGCTTCCTTCGGGCCGGGTTCACGTCAGCGTCGTGCGGGTCGACGGCAGCGGCGGGCCCCTCGGGGACGTGATTCTGGTGCACGACCTCAGCTATCTCGGCCGCCGCGAAGCCACCGCCCGGCGGTTCCTGCTGACGGCGTTCTTCGTTCTTTCCCTGGCCGCTGCCGCCGTCACCCTGCTGGCGATTCGATTCGTCTGGCGCGGGTGGATCGTCGAACTGCGCCGGGCCCTCACCGGCCAGGCTTCAGACGAGTTCCAGCCCCTGGTCAAAGACGTCCGGTCGCTGGTCTCCCGCCTGGTCGACGAGCGCGAGACCGAATCGCGAAGCGGCCCCTGGAGCCCGCAGCGGCTGCGCGCGGCGCTGACCCATCACTTGCGCGGCGAGCGCATCGTCATCCTGGCCAACCGCGAGCCCTACGTGCACCAGCGCACGCCCCAAGGTGTGCGGGTCCTGCACCCCGCCAGCGGCCTGGTCACGGCGCTCGAGCCGGTGATGCGCGCCTGTTCCGGCGTGTGGGTGGCCCACGGCAGCGGCTCCGCCGATCGCGAGACCGTCGATGACAAGGATCGGATCATGGTGCCCCCCGACGAGCAATCGTATCGGCTCCGTCGGGTGTGGCTGACCGAAGAGGAAGAGCAGGGCTTTTACTACGGCTTTTCGAACGAAGGACTGTGGCCGCTGTGTCACGTCGCCCACACGCGGCCGGTCTTCCGGGCCGAGGACTACGCGCACTATGTGCGGGTCAATCAGAAGTTCGCCGATGCGGTGGCCGCCGAGGTGGACTCCGACCATCCGATCATCATGGTCCAGGACTATCACTTCGCGCTGGCGCCCAAGATGATCCGCGAGAAGCTGCCGCTGGCCACCATCATCAGCTTCTGGCACATCCCGTGGCCCAACGCGGAACGGATCGGGATCTGTCCCTGGCGCGAGGAGCTGATCTCCGGGTTGCTCGGCTCCAGCATCGTGGGCTTTCACACCCAGCAGCACTGCAACAACTTCGTCGATTCGGTGGACGCCTTCATGGAGAGCCGGATCGACCGTGAGGCCACCGCCGTGGTCCAGGGCGCGCGCCGGACCCTGATTCGCCCCTACCCCATCTCGATCGAGTGGCCGGTGCACTGGTTGACCCAGGTGCCGCCGGCCGCAGAATCACGCGCCCTGGTGCGCCACGAGCTGGGCCTGGCGCCGGACGCGCTGCTGGGCGTGGGCATCGACCGCCTGGACTACACCAAGGGCATCGAGGAGCGGCTGGCCGCCGTCGACGAGCTGCTCACCCGGCGGCCGGAGTTTCGCGGCCGCTTCACCTTCGCGCAGCTGGCGGCCCCCAGCCGCACCAAGATCGATCAATATCGCGATTTGAACGAACGGGTGGAAGCGGCCGCCGCCGCCATCAACGCCAAATGGTCCAGCGCCGACGGAAAATACCGGCCGATTGCCCTGCTGCTGTCCCACCACGAACCGCCGACCGTCTTCAAGTACTACCGGGCCGCCGACCTCTGTTACGTCAGCAGCCTGCACGACGGGATGAACCTGGTGGCGAAGGAATTCGTCGCCGCCCGCGACGACGAGCAGGGCGTGCTGGTCCTCAGCCAGTTCACCGGCGCCGCGCGCGACCTGACCGAAGCGCTGATCGTCAACCCCTACGACATCCGTCAGGCCGGCGCCGCCCTGGCCGCCGCCCTGACCATGCCCGAGGCCGAACAGCGCGAGCGCATGCAGTCGATGCGTCGCCTGGTCTCCGAGTTCAACGTCTACCGCTGGGCCGGACGCATGCTGGTGGACGCCGCCGAGCTGCGCCGCCGCGAGCGCATGTCCGGCCGCCTCAATCGCCCCAATCACGTCGAGACCGAGAACCACACGTGA
- a CDS encoding chloride channel protein — MLGGVCGLAAVIFHVSIDRMSKLAVMGAMNARGYSWIPWTLVVPTVGGLVSGVLLQYVVPNARGSGIPQVKVVYAESENGVRLRDAIGKFFVSVIQIGTGSSLGREGPTVHICAGLASGIGRMLRVSPKNLRRLISVGAAAGIAAAFNAPIAAVTFTIEEIIGNLDQTMLSGVIVAAAVAAVVERTMLGENPEFTLPNGHFPTHAGSILLYAVLGVVAALLSLAFTEGLLGLRKRFREQRLLPAWAQPAVGGLATGIMAIFAYGWLKTDGVTGGGYAALSNALAGHFMVKVLLPLCVFKLVATVFSYASGGAGGIFAPALFIGAMAGGGVGAVDMVLFHHSAASMTSFALVGMGAAFAGIIRAPITSVLIIIEMTNGYSLILPLMIANMLAYLIARHFRPTPIYEALLAQDGIQLPSHAAAVHDLDGMSLSQVPLDNEPYISIAVASLANTIAARAASSRQGVYPVVNGGRIVGIIRTEDVVGLSGDKAQPVTAGEIMRPPVTVRKEDDLKTAVETMLANQLRELPVIDENGHVVGFVDETSIARAYILVRQRSAQSD; from the coding sequence GTGCTCGGCGGCGTGTGCGGCCTGGCCGCCGTGATCTTCCACGTCTCGATCGATCGCATGTCGAAGCTGGCGGTCATGGGGGCGATGAACGCCCGGGGATATTCGTGGATTCCCTGGACGCTGGTGGTACCGACCGTCGGCGGCCTGGTGTCCGGGGTCCTCCTCCAGTACGTGGTGCCGAACGCGCGGGGCAGCGGTATCCCGCAGGTCAAGGTCGTGTACGCGGAGAGCGAGAATGGGGTGCGCCTGCGCGACGCCATCGGCAAGTTCTTCGTCTCGGTGATCCAGATCGGGACCGGATCGTCCCTCGGTCGCGAAGGCCCAACGGTTCATATCTGCGCGGGGCTGGCCAGCGGCATCGGGCGCATGCTCCGGGTGTCGCCAAAGAACCTGCGCCGGCTGATCTCGGTCGGCGCGGCGGCGGGCATCGCCGCCGCGTTCAATGCCCCGATCGCCGCGGTCACCTTCACCATCGAGGAGATCATCGGCAACCTCGACCAGACCATGCTCTCGGGCGTGATCGTCGCGGCGGCCGTCGCGGCCGTCGTCGAACGGACCATGCTGGGCGAGAACCCGGAGTTCACGCTGCCGAACGGACATTTCCCCACGCACGCGGGGTCGATCCTACTTTATGCCGTACTCGGCGTGGTGGCGGCCTTGCTGTCGCTGGCGTTCACGGAAGGGCTGCTCGGCCTGCGCAAGCGGTTCCGCGAGCAGCGCCTGCTCCCGGCCTGGGCCCAGCCGGCGGTGGGCGGCCTGGCGACCGGCATCATGGCCATCTTCGCTTACGGCTGGTTGAAGACGGACGGGGTCACCGGCGGCGGGTACGCCGCGCTTTCGAACGCGCTGGCGGGCCATTTCATGGTCAAGGTCCTGCTGCCCCTGTGCGTGTTCAAGCTCGTCGCGACCGTCTTCTCGTACGCCTCGGGCGGAGCGGGCGGCATCTTCGCCCCCGCGCTGTTCATCGGCGCCATGGCGGGCGGCGGCGTGGGCGCGGTGGACATGGTGCTCTTCCACCACTCGGCCGCCTCGATGACCTCGTTTGCACTGGTCGGCATGGGGGCCGCCTTTGCCGGCATCATCCGGGCGCCCATCACGTCGGTCCTCATCATCATCGAGATGACCAATGGCTACTCCCTGATCCTGCCCCTCATGATCGCGAACATGTTGGCGTACTTGATCGCGCGCCACTTCCGGCCCACGCCCATCTACGAGGCGCTGCTGGCCCAGGATGGCATTCAACTCCCCTCGCACGCCGCCGCCGTCCACGATCTCGACGGGATGTCGTTGTCGCAGGTGCCGCTCGACAACGAGCCCTACATCTCGATCGCGGTGGCCTCCCTGGCCAACACCATTGCCGCGCGCGCCGCCAGCTCGCGCCAGGGAGTTTACCCGGTGGTCAATGGAGGCCGCATCGTCGGCATCATCCGCACCGAAGACGTCGTGGGGCTGTCGGGCGACAAGGCGCAGCCAGTGACGGCCGGCGAGATCATGCGCCCGCCGGTTACGGTGCGGAAGGAGGACGACCTCAAGACCGCCGTCGAGACGATGCTGGCCAATCAGCTCCGTGAGCTGCCGGTCATCGACGAGAACGGCCACGTCGTCGGCTTCGTCGACGAGACCTCGATCGCGCGCGCCTACATCCTGGTGCGCCAGCGCAGCGCCCAGTCCGATTGA